A region from the Brassica napus cultivar Da-Ae chromosome C8, Da-Ae, whole genome shotgun sequence genome encodes:
- the LOC106412900 gene encoding uncharacterized protein LOC106412900: MPDDVLARISWIIWFMWKSRNGKVFEGKDSTPLEILQSATSEADSWSLAHVVPEKREVEDITPLPVTQDSPSMRPFCRFDASWKDDDARYGGGFVMEKEDGITMFGSFTSNRVLSPLHAEFNTLLWAMKSSLLLGHDSMTFESDCL, from the coding sequence ATGCCGGACGACGTGTTGGCCAGAATCTCATGGATCATATGGTTCATGTGGAAATCACGAAACGGCAAGGTCTTCGAAGGTAAGGACTCGACGCCATTGGAAATTCTCCAGTCTGCGACCTCGGAAGCTGATAGCTGGAGCCTGGCGCACGTAGTTCCGGAGAAGCGGGAGGTGGAGGACATAACGCCTTTACCCGTAACACAAGATTCACCATCAATGCGCCCGTTTTGCAGGTTCGACGCATCTTGGAAAGATGATGATGCTAGGTATGGTGGTGGCTTCGTGATGGAGAAGGAGGATGGGATCACAATGTTTGGTTCATTTACTAGTAACCGAGTATTGTCCCCCCTACATGCTGAGTTTAATACTCTGCTATGGGCCATGAAATCCTCACTACTTCTCGGTCACGACTCGATGACGTTTGAATCAGATTGCCTGTAA
- the LOC106412901 gene encoding glutathione S-transferase T3-like: MDSNPYMNLNFVDLLQSQQDSGIGLESSPIPLFGTQAAEGSNFEQDNPVERKERRTWTPTDDVVLISSWLNTSKDPVVGNEQRPVAFWKKIAAYYSASPKIAECDKREASHCMQHWHKINDLVCKFCGAYEAATREKTSGQNENDVLKHAHKIFFNNHKKKFTLEHAWKELRNDQKWCDLSSARNKGSSKRRKCEDGSYSACSQANEIDSVVADEGNHSSHGC; the protein is encoded by the coding sequence ATGGATTCTAATCcatatatgaatttaaattttgttgatCTTCTTCAAAGTCAACAAGATAGTGGCATCGGTTTAGAATCTTCTCCTATTCCTTTATTTGGCACGCAAGCTGCTGAAGGTTCAAACTTCGAACAAGACAATCCCGTGGAGCGTAAAGAACGAAGGACGTGGACGCCAACAGATGATGTAGTCCTCATCAGCTCTTGGTTAAACACGAGCAAAGATCCCGTTGTAGGGAATGAGCAAAGGCCTGTTGCTTTCTGGAAAAAGATTGCAGCCTACTACTCGGCTAGTCCTAAGATTGCCGAGTGTGACAAAAGAGAGGCATCACACTGTATGCAACATTGGCACAAGATCAATGACTTAGTGTGCAAGTTTTGTGGAGCGTATGAAGCTGCAACCAGAGAGAAAACCAGTGGTCAGAACGAGAATGATGTTCTCAAACATGCCCACAAAATCTTCTTCAACAACCACAAAAAGAAGTTCacccttgaacatgcttggaaGGAGCTTCGCAATGACCAGAAGTGGTGTGACCTGTCTTCGGCTAGAAATAAAGGAAGCTCTAAAAGGAGGAAGTGTGAGGATGGTTCATATTCAGCATGCTCTCAAGCAAATGAAATTGATAGTGTTGTAGCTGATGAAGGGAACCACTCGTCCCACGGGTGTTAA